One part of the Bradyrhizobium sp. CB1650 genome encodes these proteins:
- a CDS encoding polysaccharide deacetylase family protein produces the protein MRNALGLMLASVIAAVVIAAGGWFFYSSRAEPAAPKTIAARAADPLPASAKLAAKDDVEVTAALSGKPPAPAAAPVPAPVPAFPVQQKSTCTNPNALGVARVVEIDTTGGPGFGFEHFKQFDFLTDKEVVLTFDDGPWPNNTPAVLKALADECTKGLFFAVGKHATYHPEILRQVLAQGHTVGSHTWSHVNLNSKKMTEQQAKDEVEKGFSAVRFALGTNPAPFFRFPQLQHNPAIVSYFGTRNVAMFSTDLDSFDFRKESTPDKIVSNVMTKLDKLGKGIILMHDFQKHTAEALPTLLARLKAGGYKVVQIKAKTTFQTLPEYDEALLKDLKVPTSSARPISSVVQTVSQ, from the coding sequence ATGCGTAATGCGTTGGGCCTGATGCTGGCCAGTGTCATCGCGGCGGTCGTGATCGCCGCCGGAGGTTGGTTCTTTTATTCGTCGCGCGCCGAACCGGCCGCGCCCAAGACAATTGCCGCCCGTGCCGCCGATCCGTTGCCGGCATCGGCGAAACTGGCCGCCAAGGATGACGTGGAGGTCACCGCGGCGCTCTCCGGCAAGCCGCCAGCGCCCGCCGCGGCGCCGGTGCCCGCTCCCGTACCGGCCTTCCCGGTTCAGCAGAAATCGACCTGCACCAATCCGAACGCGCTTGGCGTCGCCCGCGTGGTCGAGATCGACACCACCGGCGGCCCCGGCTTCGGCTTCGAGCACTTCAAGCAATTCGACTTCCTGACCGACAAGGAGGTCGTGCTGACCTTCGACGACGGTCCCTGGCCGAACAACACCCCGGCCGTGCTGAAGGCGCTCGCCGACGAATGCACCAAGGGTCTGTTCTTCGCGGTCGGCAAGCACGCGACTTATCATCCCGAAATCCTGCGCCAGGTCCTGGCCCAGGGCCACACGGTCGGCTCGCACACCTGGTCCCACGTTAATCTCAACAGCAAGAAAATGACGGAGCAACAGGCCAAGGACGAGGTCGAGAAAGGTTTTAGCGCGGTGAGGTTCGCGCTCGGCACCAACCCGGCGCCGTTCTTCCGCTTCCCGCAGCTTCAGCACAATCCGGCGATCGTGAGTTATTTCGGCACCCGCAACGTCGCGATGTTCTCGACCGATCTCGATTCCTTCGATTTCCGGAAAGAGAGCACGCCGGACAAGATCGTCAGCAACGTGATGACCAAGCTCGACAAGCTCGGCAAGGGCATCATCCTGATGCACGACTTCCAGAAGCACACCGCCGAAGCGCTGCCGACGCTGCTCGCGCGCCTGAAGGCCGGCGGCTACAAGGTCGTGCAGATCAAGGCCAAGACGACCTTCCAGACGCTGCCGGAATATGACGAGGCGCTGCTCAAGGATTTGAAGGTGCCGACCTCGAGCGCGCGTCCGATCTCGAGCGTGGTGCAGACTGTCTCGCAGTAG
- a CDS encoding IS481 family transposase, with amino-acid sequence MPWKASSVMEERLRFVARLLDGEAMTDVCREFGISRKTGYKIFDRYKEHGLEALSDRSKRPIRYVNQLPAQIETLIVQLKAAKPHWGARKIRELLVRRLDGDFRVPAKSTIHAVLDRHGLVKRGCGPRHRARGTPLSLGVAPNDLWCADFKGEFKLGNGRYCFPLTVSDHASRFLLLCEALDSTREDPAITAFERLFCERGLPLAIRSDNGVPFASPNALFNLSKLSVWWLRLGIAIERIKPGRPQQNGRHERMHLTLKKEATRPPGVNSLQQQERFDAFLREFNTERPHEALDMKCPAELYTASGRAYAGLPDLTYPFHDRDVVVTACGRLCLHRKKINISTVLAGQKLGIKEVDDGIWLVSFMHYDLGYFDLEQKTLQPLDNPFGP; translated from the coding sequence ATGCCGTGGAAAGCGAGTTCGGTGATGGAAGAGCGTCTGCGCTTTGTCGCTCGTCTCCTGGACGGGGAGGCGATGACGGATGTGTGCCGGGAGTTCGGTATCTCGCGCAAGACCGGCTACAAGATCTTTGACCGTTACAAGGAGCACGGGCTTGAGGCGCTGAGTGACCGCTCCAAACGCCCGATACGCTATGTCAACCAGTTGCCGGCTCAAATCGAGACCTTGATTGTCCAGCTCAAAGCCGCGAAGCCACATTGGGGCGCGCGCAAGATCCGCGAGCTCCTGGTTCGGCGATTGGATGGCGATTTTCGGGTTCCGGCCAAGAGCACGATCCACGCGGTTCTCGATCGGCACGGTTTGGTCAAACGCGGTTGCGGGCCGCGCCATCGTGCGCGCGGCACGCCGCTGTCACTAGGGGTGGCCCCCAATGATCTCTGGTGCGCCGACTTCAAGGGCGAGTTCAAGCTCGGCAATGGCCGCTATTGCTTTCCATTGACGGTCAGCGATCACGCCTCACGTTTCCTGCTTTTGTGCGAAGCGCTCGATTCGACCCGCGAAGACCCTGCCATTACTGCCTTCGAGCGCCTGTTCTGCGAGCGCGGCCTGCCGCTTGCCATTCGCTCCGACAACGGCGTGCCCTTTGCCAGTCCCAATGCCCTGTTCAACCTGTCGAAGCTGTCGGTGTGGTGGCTCAGGCTCGGCATCGCCATCGAGCGCATCAAGCCGGGCCGTCCGCAGCAGAACGGCCGCCACGAGCGCATGCATCTGACCCTCAAGAAGGAGGCCACCCGGCCACCGGGCGTCAACAGCCTGCAGCAGCAGGAGCGCTTCGATGCTTTCCTCCGCGAGTTCAACACCGAACGTCCGCACGAGGCGCTCGACATGAAGTGCCCTGCCGAGCTCTACACTGCCTCAGGGCGCGCCTATGCCGGCCTGCCGGACCTGACCTATCCCTTCCATGACCGCGATGTCGTCGTCACCGCCTGCGGCCGCCTCTGCCTGCATCGCAAGAAGATCAACATCTCCACCGTGCTGGCCGGCCAAAAGCTCGGCATCAAGGAAGTCGACGACGGCATTTGGCTCGTCAGCTTCATGCATTACGACCTCGGATATTTCGACCTGGAGCAGAAAACCTTGCAGCCCCTCGACAACCCGTTCGGCCCGTAG
- a CDS encoding heme biosynthesis HemY N-terminal domain-containing protein, producing MLRIVLFFVLIALAGAGAAWVADQPGDFVLTWGGFRVSTTFPRFVFLLGVFAAAVVLVWSILTTIWRTPGRLRRRRHEKRHARGRHAITHGLLAVGHGDTALARRHAEAARRLAPNDPLALLLHAQSAQLEGNPDEAQRVFRAMAERDDTRLLGLRGLFIEAQRADDAVAAVMIAEEAIKLSPSSTWASHAVLGFRCARGDWSGALAILDSNLSAGLIDKTAYRRQRGVLLTARALELETMDRDVARESVMEAVKLAPTLVPAAVLAARFESEAHQVRRAMKLVEAAWLANPHPDLADAYAHVKLGDSARQRLQRVETLAAKTSVNTPASAPGHVEGQLAIARAAIDAAEFARAREALKPYVNDPTQRVALLMAEIERTEHGDGGRARAWTLRAVRARHDPAWTADGYVSDRWRPVSPVTGRLDAFQWQTPVASLPSDKGSTIESSAFEEAMLAAPPPKRVTTPSESAVEPAPAAVVPAAAQDNSPPEAKAPEMTPEVKASEPAPAEPVKPAPEPAESSPSAETPVFRARADLGKPAPAPIPTVIPIVRAPDDPGIDDEGPSDEFTEQIGTPKAQAGGWRGFWSRWGG from the coding sequence ATGCTCCGCATCGTCCTTTTCTTTGTCCTGATTGCGCTCGCCGGCGCCGGTGCGGCCTGGGTTGCCGACCAGCCCGGCGATTTCGTCCTGACCTGGGGCGGTTTCCGCGTCTCAACGACCTTTCCCAGGTTCGTGTTTTTGCTCGGCGTCTTTGCCGCGGCAGTCGTGCTCGTCTGGAGCATCCTGACGACGATCTGGCGCACGCCGGGACGTCTGCGCCGGCGCCGCCACGAAAAGCGCCATGCGCGTGGCCGCCACGCCATCACCCATGGCCTGCTCGCAGTCGGCCACGGCGACACCGCGCTCGCCCGCCGTCACGCGGAGGCAGCACGTCGGCTTGCCCCGAACGATCCGCTTGCGCTGCTGTTGCACGCACAGTCGGCCCAGCTCGAGGGCAATCCCGACGAGGCGCAGCGCGTCTTCCGCGCCATGGCCGAGCGCGACGATACGAGGCTGCTTGGCCTGCGCGGCCTCTTCATCGAAGCGCAGCGCGCCGACGATGCCGTTGCTGCCGTGATGATTGCGGAGGAGGCGATCAAGCTGTCGCCGTCCTCGACCTGGGCCTCGCATGCGGTGCTCGGCTTCCGCTGCGCGCGCGGCGACTGGAGCGGCGCGCTCGCGATCCTCGATTCGAATCTGTCGGCCGGCCTGATCGACAAGACGGCGTATCGCCGGCAGCGCGGCGTGCTGCTGACGGCGCGCGCGCTGGAGCTGGAGACCATGGACCGTGACGTCGCGCGCGAGAGCGTCATGGAGGCGGTCAAGCTCGCGCCGACGCTGGTGCCGGCCGCGGTGCTCGCCGCCAGGTTCGAGAGCGAGGCGCATCAGGTGCGGCGCGCCATGAAGCTGGTGGAGGCGGCCTGGCTCGCCAATCCGCATCCCGATCTCGCCGACGCCTATGCGCATGTGAAGCTTGGCGATTCCGCGCGGCAGCGCTTGCAGCGGGTCGAGACGCTCGCAGCCAAAACGTCCGTCAACACACCTGCAAGTGCGCCCGGACATGTCGAGGGCCAGCTCGCGATCGCGCGTGCCGCGATCGATGCGGCGGAATTCGCCCGCGCTCGCGAAGCCCTCAAACCTTACGTCAACGATCCGACCCAGCGGGTCGCGCTGCTGATGGCCGAGATCGAGCGCACCGAGCATGGCGACGGCGGCCGGGCCCGCGCCTGGACGTTGCGCGCGGTGCGCGCCCGCCACGATCCGGCCTGGACCGCCGACGGCTATGTCAGCGACCGCTGGCGACCGGTCTCGCCGGTCACCGGGCGGCTCGACGCCTTCCAGTGGCAGACGCCGGTCGCTAGCCTGCCCTCCGACAAGGGCTCCACGATCGAGTCCTCAGCCTTTGAGGAAGCCATGCTGGCGGCCCCGCCGCCGAAGCGGGTGACCACCCCGAGCGAAAGTGCGGTGGAACCGGCTCCTGCGGCTGTGGTACCGGCCGCCGCTCAGGACAATTCACCGCCAGAGGCCAAAGCTCCTGAGATGACGCCGGAGGTCAAGGCGTCTGAGCCAGCGCCCGCCGAGCCGGTCAAACCGGCGCCCGAACCCGCCGAATCATCACCGTCAGCGGAGACGCCGGTGTTCCGCGCCCGGGCCGATCTCGGCAAGCCCGCCCCGGCGCCGATTCCGACCGTCATCCCGATCGTCCGCGCCCCCGATGATCCCGGGATCGATGACGAGGGGCCCAGCGACGAATTTACGGAACAAATCGGCACGCCGAAGGCCCAGGCTGGCGGCTGGCGCGGATTCTGGTCCCGCTGGGGCGGGTGA
- a CDS encoding uroporphyrinogen-III synthase, with protein sequence MSILVTRPHPDNEATAESLRARGHVVLLAPVLKFEPVPFHDESQAGYNAIMVTSANAIRAVAPLLHNLDLLKLPLFAVGEHTAAAARDAGFTEVIVAGGDAAALRDRVMQGARDKVLKKKGTLLYLAGADLSRDLGGELGAEGFNVVTQTTYRMVPVKHLPREVCEGFAAHGIGAVLHYSRRSARAFLEAARDEGVEISALSIPQCCLSETVAFVLREAGASQVLVAARPDENALFETLERALRTRLA encoded by the coding sequence ATGTCCATTCTTGTCACACGGCCGCATCCTGACAATGAGGCGACTGCGGAGAGTCTGCGCGCGCGGGGGCATGTGGTGCTGCTTGCACCGGTGCTCAAGTTCGAGCCCGTCCCGTTCCATGACGAAAGCCAGGCCGGCTACAACGCCATCATGGTCACGTCGGCCAATGCGATCCGCGCCGTTGCACCGCTATTGCACAACCTCGATCTGTTGAAGCTGCCATTGTTTGCGGTCGGCGAGCACACCGCCGCCGCGGCGCGCGACGCCGGCTTCACCGAAGTGATCGTCGCCGGCGGCGATGCCGCGGCCTTGCGTGACAGAGTGATGCAGGGCGCACGCGACAAGGTGCTGAAGAAGAAAGGCACCCTGCTCTATCTGGCCGGCGCGGACCTGTCGCGCGATCTCGGCGGCGAGCTCGGTGCGGAGGGGTTCAACGTGGTCACGCAGACAACCTATCGCATGGTCCCGGTCAAGCATCTGCCGCGTGAGGTGTGCGAGGGCTTTGCCGCCCACGGCATTGGAGCGGTGCTGCACTACTCCCGGCGCAGCGCCCGTGCCTTCCTGGAGGCGGCGCGCGACGAAGGCGTCGAAATCTCGGCGCTTTCCATTCCGCAATGCTGCCTGTCCGAGACGGTCGCGTTCGTGCTGCGCGAGGCCGGCGCGTCGCAGGTCCTGGTGGCCGCCAGGCCGGACGAAAATGCCTTATTTGAGACCTTGGAGCGTGCTTTGCGCACCCGTTTGGCGTAA
- the tsaD gene encoding tRNA (adenosine(37)-N6)-threonylcarbamoyltransferase complex transferase subunit TsaD, translating to MLVLGIETTCDETAAAVIERAPDGGGKILSNIVRSQVEEHARFGGVVPEIAARAHVDLLDGIIDHAMREAGIGFAQLNGVAAAAGPGLIGGVIVGLTTAKAIAMVHDTPLVAVNHLEAHALTPRLTDGIEFPYCLFLASGGHTQIVAVIGVGQYVRLGTTVDDAIGEAFDKVAKMLGLPYPGGPQVERAATNGDAVRFAFPRPMQGRADANFSLSGLKTAVRNEASRITPLTVQDINDLCASFQAAVLESTADRLSVGLKLFREQFGAPRALVAAGGVAANQAIRGALHQVARQAQTRLIMPPPALCTDNGAMIAWAGAERLALGMTDTMEAQPRARWLLDANATAPAGFTNTRAGF from the coding sequence ATGCTGGTACTGGGCATCGAAACCACCTGCGACGAGACTGCCGCGGCGGTGATCGAGCGCGCGCCTGACGGCGGCGGCAAGATCCTGTCCAACATCGTGCGGTCACAGGTCGAGGAGCATGCCCGGTTCGGCGGTGTGGTGCCGGAGATCGCTGCGCGCGCCCATGTCGATCTGCTCGACGGGATCATCGACCACGCCATGCGCGAGGCCGGCATTGGTTTCGCGCAGCTCAACGGTGTTGCGGCGGCGGCGGGCCCGGGGCTGATTGGCGGCGTCATCGTCGGCCTTACCACCGCGAAGGCGATTGCGATGGTGCACGACACGCCGCTGGTCGCGGTCAACCATCTCGAAGCGCATGCGCTGACGCCGCGCCTGACCGACGGAATCGAATTTCCTTACTGCCTGTTTCTCGCCTCCGGTGGCCACACCCAGATCGTCGCGGTGATCGGCGTCGGCCAATATGTGCGGCTCGGCACGACCGTCGACGACGCGATCGGCGAGGCCTTCGACAAGGTCGCGAAGATGTTGGGCCTGCCCTATCCGGGCGGGCCGCAAGTCGAACGCGCGGCGACAAACGGCGATGCGGTGCGCTTCGCTTTTCCGCGGCCGATGCAGGGCCGCGCGGACGCGAATTTCTCGCTGTCGGGATTGAAAACGGCCGTGCGCAACGAGGCAAGCCGGATCACGCCGCTCACGGTGCAGGACATCAACGATCTCTGCGCGAGCTTCCAGGCTGCCGTACTGGAATCGACGGCCGACCGGTTGAGCGTGGGCCTCAAGCTCTTCCGCGAGCAGTTCGGCGCGCCGCGTGCGCTCGTGGCCGCCGGCGGCGTCGCCGCCAATCAGGCGATCCGCGGCGCTCTGCACCAGGTTGCCAGGCAAGCGCAGACGCGGCTGATCATGCCGCCGCCCGCGCTCTGCACCGACAACGGCGCGATGATCGCCTGGGCCGGCGCCGAACGCCTCGCGCTCGGCATGACCGACACGATGGAAGCACAGCCCCGCGCGCGCTGGCTGCTCGACGCCAACGCCACGGCACCGGCCGGCTTCACCAACACCCGCGCGGGATTTTGA
- a CDS encoding NAD(P)-dependent glycerol-3-phosphate dehydrogenase, with the protein MTAFHSVAVIGAGAWGTALATVAARAGRAVTLYARNAEHAARIASTRENPRLPGVRLAAELVVTSEVALAARADMLLIATPAQHLRSAVSMLASQLARPTPIVACAKGIEHGTHKFMTDVIAETAPHAQPAILSGPSFADDVARGLPTAVTLAANDEALASSLVQALGSPTFRPYHSTDVRGVEIGGAAKNVLAIAVGIAVGRKLGASAQAALTTRGFAELARFGRALGARSETLAGLSGLGDLILTCSSLQSRNFALGLALGRGEQPPAGKLAEGEFTAPVLIELASSQNIEMPVSEAVAAILSGRSTVDAAISGLLTRPFKAEE; encoded by the coding sequence ATGACCGCATTCCACTCCGTCGCTGTGATCGGCGCGGGCGCCTGGGGCACGGCGCTTGCAACCGTGGCGGCGCGGGCGGGACGCGCCGTGACGCTCTACGCGCGCAATGCAGAGCACGCGGCGCGGATTGCGTCGACCCGCGAAAATCCACGGCTGCCCGGCGTGCGGCTTGCCGCGGAGCTCGTCGTGACGAGCGAGGTAGCCCTGGCGGCGCGTGCCGACATGTTGCTGATCGCAACGCCGGCGCAGCACTTGCGCAGCGCGGTCAGCATGCTGGCCTCGCAGCTCGCAAGGCCGACACCAATCGTCGCCTGCGCCAAGGGCATCGAGCATGGCACGCACAAATTCATGACCGACGTGATCGCGGAGACCGCGCCGCACGCGCAGCCCGCGATCCTGTCGGGTCCGAGCTTTGCCGACGACGTCGCGCGCGGCCTGCCGACGGCGGTAACGCTGGCTGCGAACGACGAGGCGCTGGCCAGCAGCCTGGTGCAGGCGCTGGGTTCGCCGACATTCCGGCCCTATCACTCGACCGATGTCCGCGGCGTCGAGATCGGTGGCGCGGCCAAGAACGTGCTGGCGATCGCGGTCGGCATCGCGGTCGGCCGCAAGCTCGGCGCCTCCGCCCAGGCTGCACTGACGACCCGCGGCTTTGCCGAACTGGCCCGCTTCGGCCGCGCACTCGGCGCGCGCAGCGAGACACTCGCCGGTCTGTCCGGCCTCGGCGATTTGATCCTGACCTGTTCGAGCTTGCAGTCGCGCAACTTCGCGCTTGGCCTGGCGCTCGGACGCGGCGAGCAGCCGCCGGCCGGCAAGCTGGCCGAGGGCGAGTTCACCGCGCCGGTGCTGATCGAACTCGCATCTTCGCAAAACATCGAGATGCCGGTATCAGAAGCGGTGGCGGCGATCCTGAGCGGCAGGAGCACGGTCGACGCCGCGATATCTGGACTTTTGACGCGCCCCTTCAAGGCAGAGGAATGA
- a CDS encoding EVE domain-containing protein, giving the protein MAYWLVKSEPSAWSWDQQVAKGAKGEAWTGVRNFTARQNLVNMKKGDKAFFYHSNEGKEIVGIAEVIKEAYPDPTDKTGKFVCVDIKAEKPLQTPVTMAAIKAEKKLADMALVKYSRLSVQPVTAEEWKLVCKMGGV; this is encoded by the coding sequence ATGGCTTACTGGCTGGTGAAATCCGAACCGTCGGCGTGGTCCTGGGATCAGCAGGTGGCCAAAGGCGCCAAGGGTGAAGCCTGGACCGGCGTACGCAATTTCACCGCGCGCCAGAACCTCGTGAACATGAAGAAGGGCGACAAGGCGTTCTTCTATCATTCCAACGAAGGCAAGGAGATCGTCGGGATCGCCGAAGTCATCAAGGAAGCCTATCCCGATCCGACCGACAAGACCGGCAAGTTCGTCTGCGTCGACATCAAGGCCGAGAAGCCTTTGCAGACGCCGGTGACGATGGCTGCGATCAAGGCCGAGAAGAAGCTCGCCGACATGGCGCTGGTGAAATATTCGCGCCTGTCGGTACAGCCCGTGACGGCGGAGGAGTGGAAGCTCGTCTGCAAGATGGGCGGGGTGTAG
- a CDS encoding adenylate/guanylate cyclase domain-containing protein produces MQLSSTLAWLVDAASDSPGADRLLAELGARLVADSVPLAAGALTLDVPHPLIARRTWLWRAESGEVIEALGFAPAGLAPDQPGDAGRRWLADIASGPLHEDMVGLRQNGPLLAWAGARPFTSHETNTLRQAARFAAAPLAALAARATLTASLEAYLGRRSTARVLSAPLRRDVGETIQAALLYADLRDFTALSETARPDVVIASLDAWFDRIAGAVHAFGGEVLKFIGDGMLAIFPVAGEARRGACDAALKSASATRAGMAHLNEERHAQGLPLLSFGLALHLGEMLWGNIGAANRLDFTAIGPAVNLVSRLEGLCKPLGRSVLVSGALAAEADTPLIPLGEHRLRGIASPCAVFALPET; encoded by the coding sequence ATGCAACTCTCCTCCACGCTCGCCTGGCTCGTCGACGCCGCCTCGGATAGCCCCGGAGCCGACCGCCTTCTTGCGGAACTCGGCGCACGTCTGGTCGCCGATAGCGTGCCGCTTGCGGCCGGAGCCTTGACGCTCGACGTACCACACCCGCTGATTGCGCGGCGAACCTGGCTGTGGCGTGCGGAGAGCGGCGAGGTCATTGAAGCGCTCGGCTTCGCGCCGGCCGGATTGGCCCCTGACCAGCCCGGCGATGCCGGTCGCCGCTGGCTTGCGGATATAGCCTCGGGTCCCCTGCACGAGGACATGGTGGGTCTGAGACAGAATGGGCCGCTGCTCGCGTGGGCCGGCGCGCGCCCGTTTACGTCGCATGAAACCAATACACTGCGCCAGGCTGCTCGCTTCGCCGCGGCCCCGCTTGCAGCGCTGGCCGCCCGTGCCACGCTGACGGCATCGCTCGAAGCCTATCTCGGCCGCCGCAGCACGGCGCGGGTGTTGTCCGCGCCGCTGCGTCGCGACGTCGGCGAGACCATTCAGGCGGCGCTGCTCTATGCGGATCTGCGCGATTTCACCGCGCTCTCCGAAACGGCTCGTCCCGATGTTGTCATCGCATCGCTCGATGCCTGGTTCGATCGCATCGCCGGCGCGGTTCATGCATTCGGCGGCGAGGTGTTGAAATTCATCGGCGACGGCATGCTGGCGATATTTCCGGTGGCCGGCGAGGCGCGCCGTGGCGCATGCGATGCGGCCCTGAAGTCGGCCTCCGCCACACGGGCGGGGATGGCGCATCTCAATGAGGAGCGGCACGCGCAGGGTCTGCCGCTGCTGTCATTCGGCCTGGCCTTGCATCTCGGCGAGATGCTGTGGGGCAACATCGGCGCCGCCAATCGTCTCGATTTCACCGCCATCGGCCCCGCCGTCAATCTCGTGAGCCGGCTCGAAGGATTGTGCAAGCCGCTGGGCAGGAGCGTGCTGGTGTCCGGCGCGCTCGCTGCGGAGGCCGACACGCCGCTCATTCCGCTCGGCGAGCATCGGCTGCGCGGGATTGCCTCGCCCTGCGCGGTGTTCGCCCTGCCCGAGACGTGA
- a CDS encoding SRPBCC family protein, which translates to MTEPFILRRETQIAAPRATVFAYLTDPDKILSWMGTEAATEPHAGGLYLVKGIGGSGNTARGRFREVVPVHRLAYSFGWDAGEEVPPGSSLIEIDLIEQDGGTLLRMTHSGLPNAEQVASHDKGWAHYLGRLTMAAAGRDPGPDPNRSQGKM; encoded by the coding sequence ATGACCGAGCCGTTCATACTGCGCCGCGAAACCCAGATCGCGGCCCCGCGCGCCACCGTTTTCGCCTATCTGACCGACCCCGACAAGATCTTGAGCTGGATGGGCACGGAGGCCGCCACCGAACCTCATGCGGGCGGGCTCTATCTCGTCAAGGGCATCGGCGGGAGCGGCAACACGGCTCGTGGAAGATTCCGCGAGGTCGTTCCGGTCCACCGTCTTGCCTACAGTTTTGGCTGGGATGCGGGCGAGGAAGTCCCACCGGGATCGAGCCTGATCGAAATCGATCTGATCGAGCAGGACGGCGGCACCTTGCTGCGCATGACCCATAGTGGTCTGCCCAACGCGGAGCAGGTTGCCAGCCATGACAAGGGGTGGGCGCATTATCTGGGACGGCTGACGATGGCGGCCGCGGGACGCGATCCAGGGCCGGACCCGAACCGGTCGCAAGGCAAGATGTAG
- a CDS encoding DNA topoisomerase IB — translation MMDQQNFGTMRPASADPAAVALAKALGQWPKPPAPGRLSPKKTFDTARAPSVEALARELGLRLGDQNELTIRRIKRGKGYSFVRPNGAHIRDARTIRRLHAMAVPPAYREVRYSADPNSHLQAVGRDAAGRLQYRYHADWEKVREHRKAHRLEKLVGALPKIRRKVSMFLSGDEPTREFVLSAVIELIARTAIRPGNESYARLNGTRGATTLLKSNVTLEDDCFVLTFKAKGGKAVRKECDAAKLVRAIGILRGVPGKRMFQYRDASGIVRAVNTTQVNVFLREIAGIKISLKDFRTLMASAVVVESLSRITPATSQRGRKKQVLEAIRAAADKLSNTPAICRRSYVHDTIVTAFEDGILERFAATMKGQRSQARREQLLAQVVATAAV, via the coding sequence ATGATGGATCAGCAGAATTTCGGGACGATGCGGCCCGCTTCAGCCGATCCCGCCGCCGTCGCGCTGGCCAAGGCGCTCGGACAATGGCCGAAACCGCCCGCTCCCGGCCGTTTGAGCCCGAAAAAGACCTTCGATACGGCGCGCGCGCCCTCGGTGGAGGCCCTCGCCAGGGAACTGGGGCTTCGCCTCGGCGACCAGAACGAGCTGACGATCCGGCGCATCAAGCGCGGCAAGGGCTATTCCTTCGTCCGCCCCAACGGCGCGCATATCCGCGACGCCCGCACCATCCGCCGGTTGCACGCCATGGCGGTGCCGCCGGCCTACCGCGAGGTGCGCTACTCGGCCGATCCGAACTCGCATCTGCAGGCGGTGGGGCGTGATGCCGCGGGCCGTCTGCAATACCGCTATCACGCCGATTGGGAAAAGGTTCGCGAGCACCGCAAGGCGCATCGCCTCGAAAAACTCGTCGGCGCGCTGCCAAAAATCCGGCGCAAGGTCTCGATGTTCCTGTCGGGCGACGAGCCGACGCGCGAATTCGTGCTCTCGGCCGTGATTGAGCTGATTGCCCGCACCGCGATCCGTCCGGGCAATGAGTCCTATGCACGCCTCAACGGCACGCGCGGTGCTACGACGCTGCTGAAGTCCAACGTCACGCTGGAAGACGACTGCTTCGTGCTGACCTTCAAGGCGAAGGGCGGCAAGGCGGTGCGGAAGGAATGCGACGCGGCCAAGCTCGTGCGCGCCATCGGCATTTTGCGGGGCGTCCCGGGCAAGCGCATGTTCCAGTATCGCGACGCCTCCGGCATCGTGCGCGCGGTCAATACGACGCAGGTGAATGTGTTCCTGCGCGAGATCGCCGGCATCAAGATTTCGCTGAAGGACTTTCGCACGCTGATGGCGTCGGCGGTGGTTGTCGAATCCCTGTCGCGGATCACGCCGGCGACCAGCCAGCGCGGCCGCAAGAAGCAGGTGCTGGAAGCGATCCGTGCCGCGGCGGACAAGCTCTCCAATACGCCGGCGATCTGCCGCCGGAGCTATGTCCACGACACGATCGTCACCGCGTTCGAGGACGGCATCCTGGAGCGGTTCGCCGCGACCATGAAGGGCCAGCGTTCGCAGGCCAGGCGCGAGCAGCTCCTGGCCCAGGTGGTGGCAACCGCAGCGGTCTAA